In Amycolatopsis coloradensis, one genomic interval encodes:
- the tsaE gene encoding tRNA (adenosine(37)-N6)-threonylcarbamoyltransferase complex ATPase subunit type 1 TsaE, with amino-acid sequence MNFAFPTPESTMDFGRELGRSLRAGDLVLLAGPLGAGKTTLTRGIAEGLGVGGRVSSPTFVLARVHPAGASGVALVHVDAYRLGGDLSQLEDLDLDTELERSALVVEWGEGSAERLSDDYLVVRLERREDDVRLVTLEPHGTWTSRTPDLRLAG; translated from the coding sequence ATGAATTTCGCTTTCCCGACTCCCGAGTCGACGATGGATTTCGGGCGCGAGCTCGGACGTTCGCTGCGCGCGGGCGATCTGGTGCTGCTCGCCGGGCCGCTCGGGGCGGGCAAGACGACGCTGACCCGCGGGATCGCGGAAGGTCTCGGGGTCGGCGGGCGGGTCAGCTCGCCGACGTTCGTGCTGGCCAGGGTGCATCCGGCGGGGGCTTCCGGGGTCGCGCTGGTACACGTGGACGCGTACCGGCTCGGCGGGGATCTCTCGCAGCTGGAAGACTTGGACCTCGACACCGAATTGGAGCGATCCGCGCTGGTCGTCGAATGGGGCGAAGGGTCCGCTGAACGCCTGTCGGACGACTACCTCGTCGTGCGGCTTGAGCGCCGTGAGGACGATGTCCGCTTGGTCACCCTGGAGCCGCACGGCACCTGGACGTCCCGCACGCCAGACCTGCGTTTAGCGGGCTAA
- a CDS encoding carboxyl transferase domain-containing protein: MSRLSARSVIKGIANDFEDLDVPRSEEPDDGPIGWPGYRSARETAEERTGEDESVVCGTARIGAVEAVVIAFEFGFLGGSIGLRTGDRVEAAFARAVESRLPVVSLIATGGSRMQHGMRALSQLQRIARAAAGARSVPQISVLRDPTTGGGWATLGASADVVLALPEAQVGFAGSRVRPVGAPAEAYTAEAKFAWGQVDQIVVPADLPAALERWLRLLTSPTPEAAKPPGALGVTDLPDSGWDAVQAARSAERPRAAEYLDAYFDWREEVSGDRCGGVDSGVLCGFGWRGGRAIAYAAQCGTPTSPAGFRTAARLVRLASRLGIPVLTLVDTPGAANDEAAERAGAGAAIAELFEAVASAAVPITTLVIGEGGSGGALAFAAPGSTWVTPGAYFSVTSPEAAAAILKLPADEAPALADRLRLRPQDLVDLGIARSVVGPADRV, encoded by the coding sequence ATGAGCAGGCTCTCGGCGCGGTCCGTCATCAAGGGAATCGCGAACGATTTCGAGGATCTGGACGTCCCGCGTTCCGAGGAGCCGGACGACGGGCCGATCGGCTGGCCGGGTTACCGCTCGGCACGCGAGACCGCCGAAGAGCGGACTGGAGAAGACGAGTCCGTGGTCTGCGGGACCGCCAGGATCGGCGCCGTCGAAGCGGTCGTGATCGCCTTCGAGTTCGGCTTCCTGGGCGGGTCGATCGGCCTGCGGACCGGTGACCGCGTCGAAGCGGCGTTCGCGCGGGCGGTCGAATCCCGGTTGCCCGTGGTGTCACTGATCGCGACCGGCGGCAGCCGCATGCAGCACGGGATGCGGGCCCTTTCGCAGTTGCAGCGCATCGCGCGGGCGGCGGCCGGAGCCCGGTCGGTGCCGCAGATCTCGGTGCTGCGCGATCCGACCACGGGCGGCGGCTGGGCGACCCTCGGCGCGAGCGCCGACGTCGTTCTCGCGCTACCCGAGGCACAGGTCGGTTTCGCCGGTTCCCGCGTGCGGCCCGTCGGCGCACCCGCGGAGGCGTACACGGCCGAAGCGAAGTTCGCGTGGGGCCAAGTCGATCAGATCGTGGTGCCTGCCGACCTTCCCGCCGCACTGGAACGGTGGCTGCGCCTCCTGACTTCGCCGACGCCGGAAGCCGCGAAGCCGCCTGGCGCGCTCGGGGTGACGGACTTACCCGACAGCGGATGGGACGCGGTCCAAGCCGCACGCTCCGCCGAGCGGCCGAGGGCAGCGGAGTACCTCGACGCGTACTTCGACTGGCGTGAGGAGGTCTCGGGCGACAGGTGCGGCGGAGTCGACTCCGGTGTCTTATGCGGCTTCGGCTGGCGAGGCGGCCGAGCGATCGCATACGCCGCGCAGTGCGGAACGCCGACGTCGCCCGCGGGTTTTCGGACGGCGGCGCGTCTGGTGCGGCTCGCGTCGAGGCTCGGAATCCCGGTCCTCACCCTCGTCGACACCCCGGGCGCGGCGAACGACGAGGCGGCCGAGCGGGCCGGGGCCGGCGCGGCGATCGCGGAGTTGTTCGAGGCGGTCGCGAGCGCGGCCGTGCCGATCACGACCCTGGTGATCGGGGAAGGTGGGTCCGGAGGCGCGCTCGCGTTCGCGGCGCCGGGGTCGACGTGGGTGACGCCCGGCGCGTACTTCTCGGTGACCTCGCCGGAAGCGGCCGCGGCGATCCTCAAGCTGCCCGCCGACGAAGCCCCCGCCCTCGCGGACCGACTGCGGCTACGCCCCCAAGACCTTGTCGACCTGGGGATCGCGCGCTCCGTCGTCGGCCCGGCGGATCGCGTTTAG
- a CDS encoding alpha/beta fold hydrolase produces MTPSRRLLAIVGGVGAVATGTAAAIAVAAQQRRQSEDPFVDEPLGDLAPDRTSTVAAEDGTPLAVEEIDPADGGEPELTVVGVHGFALSKRCWHFQRRDLASLKLPRVRQVYFDHRGHGQSGAATAETSTIEQLARDLDMVLRSVVPEGPIVLMGHSMGGMVIMELASEHPELFDDRVCGVAFIATAAGEVGARGLPRSLLSKYNPLTRGVGGLAGWQPGLVEFVRAAGGQLTRQAVRRLAFGSRDVSPRLVDFMLEMLEVTPVRGLVNFVDTLGSHNRYAALAGLKHAHVLVVGGDSDRFTPIAHAERIAAELPDAELVRVRGAGHMVQLEQPELVNSHLIDLVQRCTGTDGETSERRTWWWQR; encoded by the coding sequence GTGACACCTTCACGAAGACTGCTGGCCATCGTCGGCGGTGTCGGGGCGGTGGCCACCGGCACCGCCGCCGCGATCGCCGTCGCCGCTCAGCAGCGGCGGCAGAGTGAGGATCCGTTCGTGGACGAGCCGTTGGGGGATCTCGCACCGGACCGGACATCGACAGTGGCGGCGGAGGACGGCACGCCGCTCGCGGTCGAGGAGATCGATCCGGCCGATGGAGGAGAACCGGAGCTGACCGTCGTCGGCGTGCACGGTTTCGCGTTGTCGAAGCGCTGCTGGCACTTCCAGCGGCGAGACCTCGCTTCGCTGAAGCTGCCGCGCGTGCGACAGGTGTACTTCGACCATCGCGGGCACGGGCAATCCGGCGCCGCGACCGCCGAGACCAGCACCATCGAGCAGCTGGCGCGCGACCTCGACATGGTCCTGCGCTCGGTGGTGCCGGAGGGGCCCATCGTGCTCATGGGGCATTCGATGGGCGGCATGGTGATCATGGAGCTCGCTTCGGAGCATCCCGAGCTGTTCGACGACCGTGTCTGCGGAGTCGCGTTCATCGCGACCGCGGCGGGTGAAGTCGGTGCGCGGGGACTGCCGAGATCACTGCTCTCTAAGTACAACCCGCTCACGCGAGGCGTCGGCGGACTGGCCGGCTGGCAGCCGGGGCTCGTCGAGTTCGTGCGCGCGGCAGGCGGGCAGCTGACCCGGCAGGCCGTACGCAGGCTCGCTTTCGGCAGCCGTGACGTGTCGCCGCGACTCGTCGACTTCATGCTGGAAATGCTCGAAGTGACACCCGTGCGCGGGCTCGTGAACTTCGTCGACACGCTCGGCAGCCACAATCGGTACGCCGCGCTCGCCGGGTTGAAGCACGCGCACGTGCTGGTCGTCGGCGGGGATTCCGACCGGTTCACGCCGATCGCGCACGCCGAGCGGATCGCGGCGGAGCTACCGGACGCCGAGCTGGTGCGCGTCCGCGGCGCGGGGCACATGGTGCAGCTGGAACAACCCGAACTGGTGAACAGCCACCTGATCGACTTGGTGCAACGATGCACGGGCACCGATGGTGAGACTTCCGAACGGCGGACCTGGTGGTGGCAACGCTGA
- a CDS encoding acyl-CoA synthetase, translating to MPDRLFPTLASGAAKEALRFGDISLTYDDVAAIAGTLARDLPSDRVAVWATPSVHTSVAVVAALLAGVPAIPLNPKIGERELAHILTDSEPVLVLAEPGVGLPAGLSGLPRRDVVLEGTPVDLPAEPDAEAPALIVYTSGTTGPPKGVVLPRRAISTTLDALEDAWEWTADDVLVHGLPLFHVHGLILGILGPLRRGGSVRHLGRFSTEGVARELASGATMLFGVPTMYHRIAGEVGEDPSLAEALGGARLLVSGSAALPVHDHQRITAATGRRVIERYGMTETLMNTSIRADGEHVPGTVGVPLRGVDLRLVDEAGKPVEEIETVGEIQVRGQNLFTEYLNRPDATEAAFDDGWFRTGDMATRDGAGYVKIVGRKATDLIKSGGYKIGAGEIENALMEHPGVAEVAVTGEPDDDLGERIVAWVVPEGERPAESELADHVSRLLSPHKRPRVVRYLEALPRNDMGKVMKRALG from the coding sequence GTGCCCGATCGGTTGTTCCCCACGCTGGCGAGCGGCGCGGCCAAGGAGGCGCTGCGCTTCGGCGACATCTCCCTCACCTACGACGACGTCGCGGCCATCGCCGGCACACTCGCCCGCGACCTGCCGAGCGACCGCGTCGCCGTCTGGGCGACGCCGTCGGTGCACACCAGCGTCGCCGTCGTCGCCGCCCTGCTCGCCGGCGTCCCCGCCATCCCGCTCAACCCGAAGATCGGCGAGCGCGAACTCGCGCACATCCTCACCGACAGCGAGCCCGTCCTCGTACTCGCCGAACCGGGCGTCGGCCTGCCCGCGGGGCTCAGCGGCCTGCCGCGCCGCGACGTCGTCCTCGAAGGCACGCCTGTCGATCTCCCCGCCGAACCGGACGCCGAAGCCCCGGCACTGATCGTCTACACCTCCGGCACCACCGGCCCGCCCAAGGGCGTCGTCCTCCCCCGGCGCGCCATCTCGACGACTCTCGACGCGCTCGAAGACGCCTGGGAATGGACCGCCGACGACGTCCTGGTCCACGGCCTGCCGCTGTTCCACGTGCACGGCCTGATCCTCGGCATCCTGGGGCCGCTCCGGCGCGGCGGCTCGGTCCGGCATCTCGGTCGCTTCTCCACCGAAGGCGTCGCACGCGAACTCGCCTCCGGGGCGACGATGCTGTTCGGCGTCCCGACCATGTACCACCGCATCGCGGGCGAAGTCGGTGAAGATCCGTCGCTCGCCGAAGCCCTCGGCGGCGCCCGGCTGCTCGTCTCCGGATCGGCCGCGCTGCCCGTCCACGATCACCAGCGCATCACCGCGGCGACCGGCCGGCGCGTGATCGAGCGCTACGGGATGACCGAGACCCTCATGAACACCAGCATTCGCGCCGACGGCGAGCACGTGCCTGGCACAGTCGGTGTCCCGCTGCGCGGCGTCGATCTCCGGCTGGTCGACGAAGCGGGCAAGCCCGTCGAGGAGATCGAGACCGTCGGCGAGATCCAGGTCCGTGGGCAGAACCTGTTCACCGAGTATCTCAACCGCCCCGACGCCACCGAAGCCGCCTTCGACGACGGCTGGTTCCGGACCGGCGACATGGCGACCCGCGACGGGGCCGGATACGTGAAGATCGTCGGCCGGAAGGCGACGGATCTGATCAAGAGCGGCGGCTACAAGATCGGTGCGGGTGAGATCGAGAACGCGCTCATGGAGCATCCCGGCGTCGCGGAGGTGGCGGTGACCGGCGAGCCCGACGACGACCTCGGCGAGCGCATCGTGGCCTGGGTGGTGCCCGAAGGAGAACGCCCGGCGGAGTCGGAACTCGCCGACCACGTCTCGCGCCTGTTGTCGCCGCACAAACGGCCTCGGGTGGTCCGCTATCTGGAAGCGTTGCCGCGCAACGACATGGGCAAGGTCATGAAGCGAGCGCTCGGATGA
- the tsaB gene encoding tRNA (adenosine(37)-N6)-threonylcarbamoyltransferase complex dimerization subunit type 1 TsaB — protein MLVLAIDTSTPAVTAGLVALDGDVLESRGDRVTVDPRAHGELITPHALEAVKAAGVTLRDLDAIVCGVGPGPFTGLRAGMATAASLAHALGIPAYPVCSLDAIAADVAPGEAPFLVLTDARRREVYWAAYAADGSRTDGPHVERPAGLETTIKVAAGDGALLYADTLGVQPIEPRFPSPVGLVKAAREDFNKKPSPLTPLYLRRPDAVEPAARKKVTTP, from the coding sequence GTGCTGGTACTGGCCATCGACACCTCGACCCCGGCGGTCACCGCGGGCCTCGTCGCCCTGGACGGCGACGTCCTCGAGTCGCGCGGCGACCGCGTCACGGTCGACCCGCGTGCGCACGGCGAGCTGATCACGCCCCACGCCCTCGAAGCCGTCAAGGCCGCAGGCGTCACGCTTCGCGACCTCGACGCCATCGTCTGCGGCGTCGGCCCCGGCCCCTTCACCGGCCTTCGCGCCGGCATGGCCACCGCCGCGTCGCTCGCCCACGCCCTCGGCATCCCCGCGTACCCGGTGTGCAGCCTCGACGCGATCGCCGCCGACGTCGCCCCCGGCGAAGCGCCCTTCCTCGTCCTCACCGACGCGAGGCGCCGCGAGGTCTACTGGGCCGCGTACGCCGCCGACGGCTCCCGCACCGACGGCCCCCACGTCGAGCGGCCCGCCGGCCTCGAGACCACCATCAAGGTCGCGGCGGGTGACGGCGCGCTCCTCTACGCGGACACCCTCGGCGTCCAGCCGATCGAGCCGCGCTTCCCGTCACCCGTCGGGCTGGTCAAGGCCGCACGCGAGGACTTCAACAAGAAGCCAAGCCCACTTACCCCGCTGTATCTCCGCCGCCCGGACGCCGTCGAACCGGCCGCGCGCAAGAAGGTGACCACGCCGTGA
- the alr gene encoding alanine racemase, producing MTASFPRAEVVIDLSAIRHNVALLASRAPSAQTMAVVKADGYGHGALEVARAAVEGGATWLGTCSLGEALALRRAGIGVRLFSWLDTPEADFAPAVAEDIDVAVSSLDELARVADGARRARDFSPLNAICRVHLKIDTGLSRNGCPPAEWPALVKAAAAAKPLIEVVAIWSHLACADEPGHPSIDAQAKRFDEAYDIARAAGLDPMRHIANSAAVLTRPDLHFDLVRPGIAIYGLNPVPTGDDLRPTMTFKSSVVLTKRIPAGESVSYGHSWTAERDTTLALVPVGYADGVPRSLSGRMDVLLAGKRRPVVGRVCMDQLIVDCGDDEPSIGSEVILFGAGASGEPTAREWADKLGTIDYEIVTSMYRPRIHRTYLEAGS from the coding sequence AGTTTCCCGCGTGCCGAGGTCGTCATCGACCTGTCCGCCATCCGGCACAACGTCGCCCTGCTCGCGTCCCGCGCTCCCTCGGCCCAGACCATGGCCGTGGTCAAGGCGGACGGCTACGGGCACGGAGCCCTCGAGGTCGCCCGTGCCGCCGTCGAGGGTGGGGCCACCTGGCTGGGCACCTGCTCTCTCGGCGAGGCGCTCGCGCTGCGCCGGGCGGGGATCGGTGTTCGCCTCTTCAGCTGGCTCGACACTCCCGAAGCCGACTTCGCGCCCGCGGTCGCCGAAGACATCGACGTCGCCGTCAGCTCCCTCGACGAGCTGGCCCGCGTGGCCGACGGCGCGCGCCGGGCACGCGACTTTAGCCCCCTAAACGCGATCTGCCGGGTTCACCTCAAGATCGACACCGGGCTCTCCCGAAACGGCTGCCCGCCTGCGGAGTGGCCGGCGTTGGTCAAGGCCGCGGCGGCCGCGAAGCCGCTCATCGAGGTCGTCGCGATCTGGTCGCACCTCGCCTGCGCCGACGAGCCCGGCCACCCCTCCATCGACGCGCAGGCGAAGCGATTCGACGAGGCCTACGACATCGCCCGCGCCGCCGGCCTGGACCCGATGCGGCATATCGCGAACTCCGCCGCCGTGCTGACCAGGCCCGACCTGCACTTCGACCTCGTCCGACCCGGGATCGCGATCTACGGGCTGAACCCGGTGCCGACCGGCGACGATCTGCGCCCGACGATGACCTTCAAGTCGTCCGTCGTGCTCACGAAGCGGATCCCGGCCGGCGAATCGGTCTCGTACGGCCACAGCTGGACGGCCGAACGCGACACCACCCTCGCGCTCGTCCCCGTCGGATACGCCGACGGCGTGCCGCGGTCGCTGTCCGGGCGGATGGACGTCCTGCTCGCCGGGAAGCGACGGCCGGTCGTCGGCCGCGTCTGCATGGACCAGCTGATCGTCGACTGCGGAGACGACGAGCCGTCCATCGGCAGCGAAGTGATCCTCTTCGGCGCAGGCGCTTCCGGCGAGCCGACGGCCCGGGAATGGGCCGACAAGCTGGGGACGATCGACTACGAGATCGTGACTTCGATGTACCGCCCGCGTATCCACCGGACGTATCTGGAGGCAGGCTCGTGA